The nucleotide sequence TCTGAGGAAGAGGGAGGTCAGCATGGCTTGGCCACATGCTTCGGAAGAGCCTGGTGGGGCAGATTGGAGAAAAGGTCTTGGGGAAGAAAGTGACTTATCCAGGACAGCTAGACTGGTAAAGGCAGAGCAGGGAGTGGCTCATCGACACTTGACCCCAAGTCTCAGCGTGTAAGTGGAGAAGGCAGACTTTGGGTGAGATGTTATGAAATGCATTGGCACAGTGACCAGGACAGGTGTGGCTGCTTTTTTTCTGACATCTGGAAATGGGAGAATTTGGTAGCGAGCAGATGTGAGAGTCGTGTTGGGGGCAGGAGTGGTTTGGGACCTGTCTGAAGCGGGCAGAAAAGCCAGCAGACTGAGCTGTGGGCGCCAACACGGAGCCCAGATACCGCTGTGAGCCTTCGTGCATCAGCTCTTGCCAGCCTCTCCCGCAGAACTTCCACCTACAATTAGCAAGTGCGCTTACCCTGCTTACCTCTTCTAAATAATTCGTTGTTTTAAAacacccaagaaaaaaaaaaacccatcaggAAGTTCGTTTTCTGTGAGAAAagaaggtttgtttttgtttttgtttttttgagttgcggtctcagtctgttgcctatgctggagtacggtggcatgatcatagctcactgcagcctcaactcctgggctcaagtgatcctcctgcctcggcctcatgAGTTGCTCGGATTAAaggcataggccaccatgcctggcaaggaagagattttttttttttttgagacagactctcgctctgtcacccaggctggagtgcagtggcgtgatctcggctcactgcaacttctgcctcctggattcaagtgattcttctgcctcagtctcccaggtagctgggattacaggtgtaccaccatgcctggctaattttttttttttttttttgtatttttagtagagatggggttttaccatgttgatcaggctggtctcgaactcctgacctcaagtgatccacccaccttggcctcccaaagtgtcgggattacagacatgagccaccgcacctggcctcattgtGCTTTTTTCCTACAAGTCTTTATTGTTTCTGTTAAAGTTATTCCTAGGAACTTAATACACTTTTATTGCTAATGTAAATGAGcacttttctactttattttccaattatttcttACTGGTTTATAGGAAAGCCattgatttttacatgtttatagtttatttagCCACTGCATTAAATTCAATTATGagttaaaatactttttcatttaaaatttaaaaattttctctaacttttcatttcccttttgataattataaatttttttttttttttttttttttgagacggagtctcgctctgtcacccaggctggagtgcagtggccggtatctcagctcactgcaagctctgcctcccgggtttacgccattctcaggcctcagcctcctgagtagctgggactaacaggcgcccgccacctccccggctagttttttgtatttcttaatagagacggggtttcaccgtgttcccagccaggatggtctcgatctcctgacctggcgtgaaccgcccgtctcggcctccaaagtgctgggattacaggcttgagccaccgcgctccagcctgggcgataattataaattttatgtttttccttatcttcctatattgattaaaaaaaaaaaaagaaccttgccAGGGGgcgggtggctcaagcctgtaatcccagcactttgggaggctgagacgggtggatcacgaggtcaggagatcgagaccatcctggctaacacggtgaaaccccgtctctaataaaaaatacaaaaaactagccgggcgaggtggtgggcgcctgtagtcccagctactcgggaggctgaggcaggagaatggcgtgaacccgggaggcggagcttgcagtgagctgagatccggccactgcactccagcctgggcgacagagcgagactccgtctcaaaaaaaaaaaaaaaaaaaaaaaaaaaaaacttccaggcagggcgtggtggtttacgcctgtaatcccagcactttgggaggctgaggcaggtggatcacaaggtcaggagatcgaaccaTCCTggctatggtgaaaccccgtctctaccaaaagtacaaaaaattagccaggcgtggtggcaggtgcctgtagtcccagctactcaggaggctgaggcaggagaatggcatgaacccaggaggtggagcttgcagtgagctgagattgcactactgcactccagcctgggcgatagagcgagactccatctcaaaaaaacaaacaaacaaaaaagaacttctGGAATCATGTTATTATATATATTGGGAATTCATGTTTTGTTTATGATTTCAATAGGAATGCCTATAGTATTTCACTGTTAAGAATAATTTGGCTGGTGGTGcatgatggttcacgcctgtaatcccagcactttgtgagtctgaggcaggtggaacggttgagtccaggagtttgagaccagcctggacaacaaagtgagaccttgtctctccaaaaaaaaaaaattaacctggtatggtggtgcacgcctgtggtcctgtcgtcccagctacagAAGAGGTTatggcaagaggatcacttgagcccaggaggttgaggctgcagtgacccatgttcataccactgcactccagcctgggtgatgggtgacaaagcaagactccatctcaaaaaaaaaaaaaaaaaagaataatttggcTCTTGGTTTATGGTGACCTAAAAGTCTTTTTAATTGTAGAAAATCAAATGTACAAAAAAGTGCATAAAACATCAATATCCATgttaacaaattattataaagtaCATATGAATGTCTCGCACTAAGTGTGGTGCTTGCTGAGGTTTTTGATAGACAATCTTTATCAGATAAAGGTAGTTCTCTcagtttgctaagagttttttaaaaatcatgaatgagTGTCAATTCCTATCAGGTACTTCTCTGCATCTACTAagatgatcacatgatttttctccttGACTCTGTTAATACGGCGTATTAcccttattgatttttttctttctttcttttttttttacttgagacagagtcttgctctgtctccaggctggagtgcagtggtgtgatcttggttcactgcaacctctggctcctgggttcaagcgattctcttgcctcactcatcctcccaagtagctaggactacaggggcatgacactacgcccagctaattttatgtatttttagtagagacggggtttcaccatgttagccaggatggtcttgatctcttggcctcgtgatctgccctcctcagactcccaaagtgctgggattgcaggcgtgagccaccgtgcctagcctccttattgattttcttttttcttttcttttcttttctttttttttttttgagatggagtctctctctgtcgcccaggctggagtgcagtggcacgatctcagctcaccgcaagctctacctcctgggttcacgccattctcctgcctcagcctcccgagtagctgggactacaggcacctgccaccacgccggctaattttttttgtatttttagtagagacggcgtttcaccgtgttagccaggatggtctggatctcctgacctatgatctgcccacctcggcttcccaaagtgctgggattacaggcatgagccaccgcgcctgtctccttattgattttctaatgttaaaaacCATTTTGGGTGTTTGGCATAAACCCAACTTGGTGATAATGTTTCATCCTGTTTATGTATCACCAGATTCCGTATGCTGATTTTTTGTTTCAGGCTTTTGCATTTATGTTAATGAGTGATATTTGCCTACGATACTTTCTTGCTCTGCCCTTGTCAGGTTTTGGCATCAAGATTATGTTAGTCTCGTGAAATGGATTTGGGATTTCGTCTTCTTTTTCTATGCTCTGCaaaattatctataaaatagacaTTATTCTTCCTTACGTGTTTGGTAAATATTTCCATTGAAGCTGTATAGGTCTGGAGTTTTATTTTGGCAGAAGTTTTAAACAAGGGATTTgacttatttaaatataatagctGTGGAattattcaggttttctatttcttttgtgcTGATTTTagcatattgtatttttttttcttttctttctttctcttttttctttttttttgagatggagtcttgttctgttgctcaggctggagtgcagtggtgcgatcttggctcactgcaacctccacctcctgggttcaagcaattctcctgcctcagcctcccaagtatctggggctacaggtgtgtgccaccacgccaggctaatttttgtatttttagtagagacagagtttcaccatgttggccaggctggtcttgaactcctgacttcagttgatccacctgccttggcctctcacagtgcctggcctgtataatttttttctaggaatttgtttaTTCCATTGGCATAACATTGTTTAaatatccttttattattatatcctTTTATCTTATTCATggtttattaactttttaataagtGCAGGATATACAGTCACATaccctttttaattcttttttttttctttttctgagatggagtctcactctgttgcccaggctggagtgcagtggcacgatcttggctcactgcaacctctgcctcccaggttcaggtgattctcaggtgattctcccgcctcagcctcccgagtagctgggattacaggtgcatgccaccacgcctggttaatttttgtatttttagtagagacagcatttcaccatgttgcctaggctggtctcaaactcctgacttcagatgatccacccaccttggcctcccaaagtgctggaattacaggtgtgagtacTGTGCCTGACCCTcttttggttttagtttgtatttttctggTGATTAGAGATGCtgagtatttaaaaatagatctGTTGCCCATTTATagctcttcttttgagaaatatctggtCAGATTccttgcccagtttttaattagattatttgttttcttattattgatttgagttccttatgtattttggatattggCTCTTCATCAGatgtatgttttgcaaatattttctctcggTCTGTAGGCTGTTGCTTCATtctcttgattgtttcctttgctgtgcagaagctctttggttttgtgaatcccatttgtctagttttgcttttgttgcccgtGCTTTTGGCGTCCTCTCCAAGacatcattgcccagaccaatgttgtGGAGCTTTTCCCTTAGGTTTTTTTCTGAGAGCTTtaagtttcaggtcttacatttatgtcttctctattgtgagttgatttttgtatatgttgtgagATAAAGGTCcggcttcattcttctgcatgtggatctccagttttcccagaaccatttattgaagagactgtcctttccccattgtgtgttcttgtcACAGAGCCCACTTCTTTCCCcaggacccaggctggagtggaaggaGGGCTGTGCCTTCCCATGGATCCTCTGCTCTCCAGTCCAGGCTGCCGTGGTCCTCACCCCTTCCCACGGTCTCTCTGACACTGAGGCCCTATGTCTGTGGCATTTGTTGTTGTGCTTGAAGTGCTGggtttttgtttagtttagttttgtttagttttatttatttattatttttttgagacagagttttgctcttgttgcccaggctggagtgcaatggcgccatcttgactcactacaacctccacctcctgggttcaagcaattctcttgcctcagctcccgagtagctgggattacaggcatgcgccacccacgcttggctaatttttgtatgtttagtagagacggcgtttctccatgttggtcaggctggtctcgaactcccaatctcaggtaatctgcctgctttccaaagtgcagggattacaggtgtgagccacccagccgggccttttttttttttttaagtaaagaaatatttccctgtatcgccgggcgcggtggctcaagcctgtaatcccagcactttgggaggctgagacgggtggatcacaacgtcaggagatcgagaccatcctgcctaacacggtgaaaccccgtctctactaaaaaatacaaaaaactagccgggcgaggtggcgggcgcctgtagtcccagctactcgggaagctgaggcaggagaatggcttgaacccgggaggcagagcttgcagtgagctgagatccggccactgcactccagcctgggcgacagagcaagactccgtctcaaaaaaaaaaaaaaaaaaaaatatttccctgtATCTGGAATCTTTCAAAGGTGAGAAtatgagagaaagaacaaaaagaacatatatatatatatgttctttatatatatatatatatatatttttttttttttttcctttaaacaatttttaaattttaggttcagggggtatcTGTGCAGGTttggatatattgcatgatgctgaggtttgagccTCAATCAAAcctgtcacccagatagtgaacacAGTACCCAATCGGTAGTTTTTTCCAGTGCttgctcccttccctcctctgttTTGTTCTTGCCTGCTTCCCTCCtctgtctgttgttcccatctttatgtccatgtgtaacCAATGTTTTgctcccacttctttttttttttttgtttttgtttttgtttttgagacggagtctcgctctgtcacccaggctggagtgcagtggccggatctcagctcactgcaagctccgcctcccgggttcacgccattctccggcctcagcctcccgagtagctgggactacaggcgcccgccacctcgcccagctagttttttttgtatttcttaatagagacggggtttcaccgtgttagccaggatggtctcgatctcctgacctcgtgatccgcccgtctcggcctcccaaagtgctgggattacaggcttgagccaccgcgcccggcctgctcccacttctaagtgaggacatgtggtatttggttttctgtttctgcgttaattcacttaggataatggcctccagccacatccatgttgctgcaaaggacatgattttgaaggaaaacatatattttaagaaaatgcagGCCAGGTattgtggctcctgcctgtaatcccagcactttgtgaggctaagatgggtggatcgcttgagcccaggagttcgagaccagcctggacaacatggcaaaatcctgtttctactaaaactacaaaaattagccaggcgtggagccatgtgtctgtagtcccagctactcgggaggctgaagtgggaggatcaattaagcctgggaggtgaaggcttcagtgagccataattgagccatgactgtgccactgcactccagcccgggcgatacagtgagagcctgtctcaaaaaaaaaaaaaaaaaaaaaaaaaaagaaagaaagcaaacactGCTTTACTGTCTATAATACTTGCCTTTCTACAAGGTGATAGTAATCAGGAGAGTGTAGGATTGACAGAAAGGTAGgcaaatagatcagtggaacagaatgggAAATCCATAAATTTGCAATTTGACAAAGGGGTCAAAGCAATTCATTGAAGAAAGTGGGATCTGTGTTGTATGGATCCCATAGCACATGGAGACCAGTTGCCGTTGCTGTTTTGGTCAACTTCAAAGGCATTCATCCAGGTTGGTTTATTCCAAAACCACTAGAAATCATTAGGACCACCGGGATAGCCTCTCCACAGCCATCTGATGTGGCTGCCTCAGCTCCACCTCATGAGGGTCATCAGTGCTAAGAGTCAAGGTAAGACCCTGTGGAAATGGGTTTTCTGGTATTTCCTCTCCACCAGACCGGTCTAACACAAAGATGGCTGCAAAAGGATATTCCTTGAAATATACAGATTACCTTGGCTGTAGGGTGGAGAGAGGGGTGAACTGCAGGAAGCTATTATTGCTTAGtgccaatattttaatttttttggggaTCTGTTGTTGTGCTATTCAGTGATTTTCCTGGTGACTTTGACCCAGTGGAAAACTGAAGGACAAAAGTTTTGTCTGTGGAAGGTGTATTTCTTCCTTGACTGTTATTTAACCTGTGAAACTTTGGATTTGGGAACTATTCCCTAAACAGAAAGCTGTGGCCCTGCCCTTGGGGTAGAGGTGACAGCACATGAATTTGTGTTTTCCAGGCTACTCCATTGCCACTGACATCAGTGGTCCAATGACAGTGAATGGCCCGGAGCGGGGCTCGTTGATGGTGCAGTGTGTTTACAACTCAGGCTGGGAGACCTACTTGAAATGGTGGTGTCGAGGAGCTACTTGGTATGGCTGCAAGATCCTTGTTAAAACCACTGGATCGGAGCAGGAGGTGAAGAGGGACCGGGTGTCCATCAAGGACAATCAGAAAAACCACACATTCACTGTGACCATGGAGGATCTCATGCAAACTGATGCTGACACTTACTGGTGTGGAATTGAGAGAACTGGAACTGACCTTGGGGTCACAGTTCAAGTGATCATTGACCCAGGTAAGAGGgagtgtatatctgtgtgtgtgtctctcagGGCCTGCTCTGTCCCGGTCTCTGAGGTCCTACTCAAGTGACTTAATTGTCACTGAGTGATCTATCACTTGAGTCCTGATTCTCATAGAACCCTAACTGACCACCTGGGATTGGGGGAGCAGGGCCTCTTTTCAATGCCCCCATGGCTCCCAGGGCTCCCTCCACGATGGGAattaagactttcttttttttttttttttttttttgagacggagtctcgctctgttccccaggctggagtgcagtggcctgatctctgctcactgcaagctccgcctcccgggttcacgccattctcctgcctcagtctcccaaatagctgggactacaggcgcccgccacctcgcccggctaatttttttttttgtattttcagtagagacgggatttcaccgtgttagccaggatggtctcgatctcctgacctcgtgatccgcccgcctcagcctcccaaagtgctgggattacaggcgtgagccactgcgcccggccgggaatCAAGACTTTCTAGGCACATTTTTTTACCTCTGCCCAGCTCAGTGCCTGAGGACAAGGTGATGGTCCCAGTTTCAGCCCATGGGCCAAAGGGATGCCTTCCCATGGTACCCAGTGACCTCAAtccttgccattgctttttggaGACCTCTGGTGCCCAGGTGTGTCCTGCTTTTGGTGGAGTTCTGGGCTGGGGCTTCACAGCTGCTGTTGCCACCTCCCATTCCACATTTAACTTGGGGGAAAAAGAGGCTCAGCATAGTTGGGGTGCTGGCGTCTAATTCCCAAGTCCAGAAAGGTCTTCACAGTCAAACAGCTGCATTTCTGGTCCCTGACATCTCACCATGAGCCATTTGTGCATGTAGACTTAATGATGTTCTCTTCCTATTTCCTTCTAGAATGCAGACACTCCTGGGAGGGTCGGCTCAGGGTTCCCAGTGCCTTGGTTTGCATGCGTTTATTTGTTGGGCTTATTCTGCTGTCCCTCAGAAGATGAGCAGCACTAGCTCGAGGGCCCTTGTGGCATGGAGGGAGCACCACAGTCCTCAGGGCCCCATGCTGCACCTGGAGCCTCTGGGGCATGTTTTAGTTTGCAAAGTGCTGAACGTGCATTGTCTCAATGAGTCCTAACAATACCCCTCAGAAGGGGGCATCGCCATCACTGAAGCTttgtaacttgcccaaagtcaagGTTCTTCCTGAatattatgatttctttcagggcTGGTCCTGATCTTTGATGTCACAAATCTAGGGTCACTGTGCAAGTTCCCACTCTGCTCCTGTTGTTGATGGATAAACAGGGCTGGGGTGGAGATTGGCCAAGGCGCTGTCCTAAGCAGCAGGGTTGCTCAAGTTCAGCTGATCTCCAGCTGCCCTTAGGCTCTTCCCAACCCCCTCTAACCCTCCCAGGGCCTGCTCAGCATCCTCCCTGgaccctgcccagccccaggagCCTCTGGAGTCTCCTAGAAGCCAGGGAGACATGAGCAGTCCAGGCTGCAGCCCCTTCCCATAGTAGCAGTCCAGACCCCCGCCCAGGCTCAGAGCCGCGTGCAGAGCTGTGGGTGGGCTCATGGGCAGGGTCTTCTGTGATCTGGTCTATACACCAAGCATCACCTACAGCGTCAACTGCTGCCCCCACCACGTCTATCTCCACTACATTCACAGCACCAGTCACCCCGGAAGAAACCAGCAACTCCCCAACTCTGACTGGCCACCACTTGGACAAGAGGTAAACCAACTCTGGTTCCCCTGTGGACTACTTGGCCCAAACTCCTCCAATGGAGAACTCTTCGAAGTCCCAGTTTCCAGCCTGAGCTTTGTCTGGGACCTGCATGCTCCTTGGTGAGGATGAGGAAGCTGGGAGCCCTTCCCACTTGCTGTCAGACCACACGGTGTCCTTTCAGTCTCCACACATCCTTCATTCTGCAGCTCAGTGCTGTTTGtaggttcattcattcaccccACTTTTACTGTGTTATAATAACTTCGACCTGGCTGCACCGTGCTGAGCTCAGGGGATCCAGACATGGACGGTCCCTGTGGAGCGCAGAGCTTAGTGTGGGCGACGGATGAGTTGGCAGTCAGTGAGGACGGTGTGGCTCATGTGAGTGGGCCGTGGGGTCATGGAG is from Macaca thibetana thibetana isolate TM-01 chromosome 16, ASM2454274v1, whole genome shotgun sequence and encodes:
- the CD300LF gene encoding CMRF35-like molecule 1 isoform X5, whose product is MWLPQLHLMRVISAKSQGYSIATDISGPMTVNGPERGSLMVQCVYNSGWETYLKWWCRGATWYGCKILVKTTGSEQEVKRDRVSIKDNQKNHTFTVTMEDLMQTDADTYWCGIERTGTDLGVTVQVIIDPASTAAPTTSISTTFTAPVTPEETSNSPTLTGHHLDKRHNLLKLSVLLPLIFTILLLLLVAASLLAWRIMKCQQKGAAAPGGRPLLCRPDPAADQNLPTKGYHEALLLCPG
- the CD300LF gene encoding CMRF35-like molecule 1 isoform X7; protein product: MWLPQLHLMRVISAKSQGYSIATDISGPMTVNGPERGSLMVQCVYNSGWETYLKWWCRGATWYGCKILVKTTGSEQEVKRDRVSIKDNQKNHTFTVTMEDLMQTDADTYWCGIERTGTDLGVTVQVIIDPAPVTPEETSNSPTLTGHHLDKSGWDVPRAGAAAPGGRPLLCRPDPAADQNLPTKGYHEALLLCPG
- the CD300LF gene encoding CMRF35-like molecule 1 isoform X3; the encoded protein is MWLPQLHLMRVISAKSQGYSIATDISGPMTVNGPERGSLMVQCVYNSGWETYLKWWCRGATWYGCKILVKTTGSEQEVKRDRVSIKDNQKNHTFTVTMEDLMQTDADTYWCGIERTGTDLGVTVQVIIDPAPVTPEETSNSPTLTGHHLDKRHNLLKLSVLLPLIFTILLLLLVAASLLAWRIMKCQQKAAGMSPEQVPQPLEGDLCYADLTQQLTRTSPRKATTKLSFSAQADQVEVEYVTMAPFPKEDISYASLTLAAEDQEPTYCNMGPLSSHIPSGGPEDPTEYSIIRRP
- the CD300LF gene encoding CMRF35-like molecule 1 isoform X6, with product MPLLMLYPLLFWLSGYSIATDISGPMTVNGPERGSLMVQCVYNSGWETYLKWWCRGATWYGCKILVKTTGSEQEVKRDRVSIKDNQKNHTFTVTMEDLMQTDADTYWCGIERTGTDLGVTVQVIIDPAPVTPEETSNSPTLTGHHLDKRHNLLKLSVLLPLIFTILLLLLVAASLLAWRIMKCQQKGAAAPGGRPLLCRPDPAADQNLPTKGYHEALLLCPG
- the CD300LF gene encoding CMRF35-like molecule 1 isoform X4 is translated as MPLLMLYPLLFWLSGYSIATDISGPMTVNGPERGSLMVQCVYNSGWETYLKWWCRGATWYGCKILVKTTGSEQEVKRDRVSIKDNQKNHTFTVTMEDLMQTDADTYWCGIERTGTDLGVTVQVIIDPAPVTPEETSNSPTLTGHHLDKRSEGSWAANHRPAAHQAQPPEAQRPPAPHLHHIAAAFGGCLALGLEDNEVPAESGWDVPRAGAAAPGGRPLLCRPDPAADQNLPTKGYHEALLLCPG